A window of Fusarium verticillioides 7600 chromosome 10, whole genome shotgun sequence contains these coding sequences:
- a CDS encoding NADPH2 dehydrogenase, translating into MANVTSPIDIGRCSLRHRVVMAPMTRLRADENHAPLDMMREYYAQRASVLGTLLITEATFVSATSRGRDENAPGIFSQEQVQAWRHVTDEVHSKGSFIFMQLWHVGRAARQRALDKAGLEMVSSSDVPISGEYPTPRPMSTEEIRECIASFASAARNAINAGFDGVEIHAANGYLIDQFTQDTCNRRTDEWGGSIENRSRFCLEIARAVSQEIGPDRTAIRLSPFSTFQGMRMHDPEPQFTHLISELKPLGLAYLHLIEPRIAGNVDRETDDMESLDFALDAWAWAGPVILAGGYTAEKANKASETSLKDRPVAFAFGRHFISNPDLPLRLARNIPLAPYKRDTFYKVKSVDGYTDYPFSRGWKEGQTVE; encoded by the coding sequence ATGGCAAACGTTACAAGTCCTATCGATATCGGGAGATGTTCATTGAGGCATCGCGTCGTGATGGCGCCGATGACGCGCCTGCGGGCAGATGAAAATCACGCACCGCTGGATATGATGAGGGAGTACTATGCGCAGAGAGCCTCAGTTCTTGGCACGCTTCTCATTACGGAAGCGACGTTTGTATCGGCCACATCACGAGGGCGTGATGAGAATGCTCCGGGAATATTCTCGCAGGAGCAGGTCCAAGCGTGGCGACATGTAACAGATGAGGTTCACAGCAAAggatccttcatcttcatgcAGCTATGGCACGTCGGTAGAGCAGCTCGCCAACGAGCGCTGGACAAGGCTGGCTTAGAAATGGTCAGTAGTAGCGACGTCCCCATCAGCGGAGAGTATCCGACACCACGGCCCATGAGCACTGAGGAAATCAGGGAGTGCATTGCATCTTTCGCCAGTGCCGCTAGAAATGCCATCAATGCGGGTTTTGACGGTGTCGAGATTCATGCTGCAAATGGATACCTCATCGACCAATTTACGCAAGATACATGTAACAGACGAACAGATGAATGGGGCGGCAGTATTGAGAATCGGTCACGGTTCTGTCTTGAGATTGCGAGAGCTGTTTCACAAGAGATAGGCCCGGATCGGACAGCTATTCGACTGTCACCTTTCAGTACGTTCCAAGGCATGCGGATGCATGACCCCGAGCCGCAGTTCACCCACCTGATCTCCGAGTTGAAGCCCTTGGGGCTCGCGTACCTCCATCTCATTGAACCCCGTATTGCTGGAAACGTGGACAGGGAAACCGATGACATGGAAAGCCTCGACTTTGCGCTTGATGCATGGGCTTGGGCCGGACCAGTCATTTTGGCTGGGGGTTACACAGCGGAAAAGGCAAACAAAGCCTCGGAAACAAGCTTGAAAGACCGACCTGTTGCGTTTGCGTTTGGGAGACACTTTATTTCTAATCCAGACTTGCCGCTTAGACTCGCGAGGAATATCCCCCTGGCGCCGTATAAGAGGGATACTTTTTACAAGGTAAAGAGCGTGGATGGGTACACGGATTATCCTTTCAGCAGAGGGTGGAAGGAAGGACAAACGGTAGAGTAA